A genomic window from Algoriphagus sp. Y33 includes:
- a CDS encoding thioredoxin family protein, which produces MSTLSTTTVKILHSSCCSIFPPIREQVERVARQNDLRVEVEEFSEMKDTMRYGALSFPSLVIHGKVYSYVEYSEDEKLVTIL; this is translated from the coding sequence ATGAGTACGCTATCAACAACTACTGTAAAAATCCTTCATTCTTCTTGCTGCTCTATATTTCCTCCGATCCGTGAGCAGGTAGAGCGGGTAGCCCGACAAAACGACCTTCGGGTGGAGGTAGAGGAATTCTCCGAAATGAAAGACACCATGCGCTATGGCGCACTGAGCTTTCCATCTCTAGTCATCCATGGGAAGGTTTACAGCTACGTTGAATATTCCGAAGATGAAAAATTAGTAACCATTCTTTGA
- a CDS encoding permease — protein MESLERVLSEWAGYLLYDLLGISVESSLGVTVHYFLVTFTVLILLVILVTYLMGTIVSYLPMEKVKNYLDKHKHSGFGNLAASILGAVTPFCSCSSIPLFVGMMQARMPLGIALSFLITSPLVNEIAIALFWATFGWKVTLVYVISGIVLGVLGGIVLEKLGMEHHIAEWLKNLGKPVGQTQTRNKTFKERLPQIHADASQTIRKLVPYVFFGIVIGALVHGYVPESFFEEYISKSNPLAVPLAVVLSIPLYIDAVGILPVLESLVGKGVPLGTAMAFMMGAIGLSLPEAMLLKKVMQKRLIIAFFSTIATGMILSGWLFNLLF, from the coding sequence ATGGAATCGTTAGAAAGAGTTCTATCGGAATGGGCAGGCTATCTGCTGTATGACCTGTTGGGAATCAGTGTGGAAAGTTCTTTGGGGGTGACAGTTCATTACTTTCTAGTTACCTTCACGGTACTTATTCTCCTTGTTATCTTGGTTACCTACCTGATGGGGACCATAGTCAGCTACCTGCCGATGGAGAAGGTGAAGAATTACCTGGACAAACACAAGCATTCAGGTTTTGGGAATCTTGCCGCCTCGATTCTGGGTGCAGTCACTCCATTTTGCTCTTGCTCATCCATCCCATTATTTGTGGGGATGATGCAGGCAAGGATGCCGCTGGGGATAGCGCTGTCCTTTCTGATCACTTCCCCGCTGGTCAATGAAATCGCAATCGCACTATTCTGGGCCACTTTCGGGTGGAAAGTGACATTGGTGTATGTCATATCGGGGATCGTTCTGGGCGTCCTCGGTGGAATTGTCCTCGAAAAGCTTGGGATGGAACACCACATCGCAGAGTGGCTGAAAAATCTGGGCAAGCCAGTAGGGCAAACGCAGACAAGAAATAAGACCTTTAAGGAGAGGTTGCCTCAAATCCATGCGGACGCATCACAGACGATTAGAAAGCTGGTACCTTATGTGTTTTTCGGGATAGTGATCGGCGCACTGGTACATGGATACGTTCCCGAATCTTTCTTTGAAGAATATATTTCAAAGTCAAATCCGCTGGCTGTGCCTCTAGCCGTAGTTCTGTCGATACCACTGTATATAGATGCGGTAGGTATTCTTCCTGTATTGGAATCGCTGGTGGGCAAAGGAGTTCCTTTGGGAACCGCGATGGCTTTTATGATGGGGGCTATAGGCTTGTCTTTACCTGAAGCTATGTTACTGAAAAAAGTGATGCAAAAGCGGTTGATCATAGCCTTTTTCTCTACAATTGCGACAGGGATGATTCTTTCAGGATGGCTGTTTAATTTGCTTTTTTGA
- a CDS encoding GNAT family N-acetyltransferase produces MENILFRNLREEDWEQVSGIYRQGLDTGNATFASEVPSWNEWDKGHLQACRLVAEADSTIAGWAALSPVSSRCVYGGVAEVSIYISNKFKGQHIGSMLLEKLVAESEEKGFWTLQAGIFPENIASITIHERAGFRKVGFRERIGQMKGVWRDTVLMERRSSKIGME; encoded by the coding sequence ATGGAAAATATACTATTTCGAAATTTAAGGGAAGAAGATTGGGAACAAGTATCCGGGATTTACCGGCAGGGACTTGATACGGGAAACGCCACCTTTGCATCGGAGGTGCCTAGCTGGAATGAGTGGGACAAAGGGCACTTGCAAGCGTGTAGATTAGTGGCCGAAGCGGACAGTACTATTGCGGGATGGGCTGCATTGTCTCCCGTTTCTTCGCGATGTGTGTACGGAGGTGTAGCGGAAGTGAGCATTTATATCTCCAATAAATTTAAAGGTCAGCATATCGGGAGCATGCTGTTGGAAAAATTGGTGGCTGAAAGTGAAGAAAAGGGGTTCTGGACACTGCAGGCAGGAATCTTTCCTGAAAATATAGCCAGCATCACTATCCACGAGAGGGCAGGATTTAGAAAAGTCGGCTTCAGAGAAAGAATTGGGCAAATGAAAGGTGTGTGGCGCGATACTGTTCTAATGGAGCGTAGGAGCAGCAAAATTGGAATGGAGTGA
- a CDS encoding PLP-dependent aminotransferase family protein — MSQQFIYQSIAQTLEHQIKRQVFKIGDKLPSVREICREQGVSMNTALNAYYQLESKGLIASRPQSGYYVVYSHHKFPEIPEISQPVQDEGADKTEQLIADVFSVLGTETNVNFSLGVPDPKLLPIAKINKSLTRAIREMPHNGIMYDSIQGNQKLRNQIAKGSISWEGTLTEDDLITTPGCMGALSYSLMSITKKGDVLLTESPVYFGVLQLAQSLGLQVVELPTHPDTGIDIDILEETLKKQKVAVCLLVSNFNNPTGSCMPDSHKEAVVRLLENHHVPLIEDDLYGDVYFGNKRPKSCKSFDKSGNVLWCGSVSKTLVPGYRVGWIAPGRFKEKIISTKLYQSVSSTSIVQEAVGNFLETGRYENHLRKLRHTLHANSIQYLKAIGNYFPEGTKVSRPTGGFLIWIQLDPKLDTAILFQQALKYKISIAPGRMFTLQNQYSNCIRLSYGMTWDERIDKSLKVLGMLAKQMILGFQTNTIK, encoded by the coding sequence ATGTCACAGCAGTTTATCTATCAGAGCATAGCGCAGACCCTAGAGCATCAGATCAAAAGGCAGGTGTTTAAGATCGGAGACAAACTCCCTTCCGTCCGTGAAATCTGCAGAGAACAGGGAGTGAGTATGAATACGGCTCTGAATGCCTACTATCAGTTGGAATCAAAAGGCCTGATAGCTTCACGCCCCCAGAGCGGGTATTATGTTGTTTATTCACATCACAAGTTTCCGGAAATACCCGAAATCAGCCAGCCTGTTCAGGACGAAGGGGCGGACAAAACGGAGCAATTGATTGCCGATGTTTTCTCAGTTTTGGGAACGGAAACGAATGTGAACTTTTCGCTCGGAGTTCCAGATCCGAAACTCCTTCCTATTGCAAAAATCAACAAGTCTCTTACCCGGGCAATCCGCGAAATGCCTCATAACGGAATAATGTACGATAGCATCCAAGGGAATCAAAAATTAAGAAACCAGATAGCCAAAGGTTCTATCTCTTGGGAAGGCACCTTGACTGAAGACGATCTGATCACTACTCCCGGATGCATGGGAGCATTATCCTACAGCTTGATGTCTATTACGAAGAAAGGAGATGTACTACTGACAGAAAGCCCGGTCTACTTTGGCGTTTTGCAGCTAGCCCAAAGTCTTGGACTGCAAGTGGTGGAACTTCCTACCCATCCTGATACGGGAATTGATATTGACATACTGGAAGAAACACTAAAAAAGCAAAAGGTAGCAGTCTGTCTCCTCGTCAGCAATTTCAACAACCCCACGGGAAGTTGCATGCCTGATTCACATAAGGAAGCAGTGGTAAGGCTATTGGAAAACCACCACGTTCCATTGATAGAAGATGATTTGTATGGAGATGTCTATTTTGGAAACAAGCGGCCCAAATCCTGTAAAAGCTTTGATAAAAGCGGAAACGTGCTCTGGTGCGGATCAGTATCCAAAACGCTGGTGCCGGGCTATAGAGTTGGCTGGATAGCTCCCGGAAGATTCAAAGAAAAAATCATCAGCACCAAACTCTACCAGTCAGTTTCATCTACCTCCATTGTGCAGGAAGCCGTGGGAAATTTTCTGGAAACCGGCCGATATGAAAACCACTTACGGAAATTACGGCACACCCTCCATGCCAATTCTATCCAATACCTCAAAGCCATTGGAAACTATTTCCCGGAGGGGACCAAAGTAAGCAGACCTACCGGAGGTTTTCTGATTTGGATTCAGCTAGATCCCAAGTTGGATACCGCAATCCTATTTCAGCAGGCCCTAAAGTATAAAATCTCCATCGCACCCGGAAGAATGTTTACCCTACAAAACCAGTACAGCAACTGTATCCGTCTAAGTTATGGGATGACTTGGGATGAGCGGATTGATAAATCTTTGAAAGTATTGGGTATGCTTGCCAAGCAAATGATACTGGGTTTTCAAACCAACACTATAAAATGA
- a CDS encoding branched-chain amino acid aminotransferase → MIDFTSLPITKNPNSGLGAFDFEHIVFGPNHTDHMLQAIYSNSEWTDAEIVPFSEISLSPLALCLHYGQTVFEGFKAYRQPDGGISIFRMDKHYQRINRSLNRMGMPELPATLFMQGIRQLVDLEKDWIPSGNDTSLYIRPFVFASEPRLGVKGAKEYRFMVVCMPMGKYYEGNVSVKVETGFVRAVEGGTGDAKCGGNYAAAILPTQLANQQGYDQLIWTDGIHHEYMEESGTMNLMFVIDGRLVTPPLSGSILEGITRDSILTIARDLGIPVEERKISYRELIVAFEEGKKIEAFGVGTAAVISPIEKIGINGHDYFPSVQNNSLFITLKKQLQDIRTGLAPDRYGWNEII, encoded by the coding sequence ATGATTGATTTTACTTCTTTACCTATTACAAAAAATCCAAACTCAGGCCTTGGCGCTTTTGATTTTGAGCATATCGTGTTTGGTCCGAACCACACTGATCATATGCTTCAGGCGATTTATAGCAATTCCGAATGGACCGATGCCGAAATAGTGCCTTTTTCTGAGATTTCCCTAAGTCCCTTGGCGCTTTGCCTGCATTATGGACAGACGGTTTTCGAAGGATTCAAAGCCTACCGTCAGCCCGATGGAGGCATCAGCATATTCAGAATGGATAAGCACTATCAGCGGATTAACCGTTCGTTGAATCGCATGGGGATGCCTGAGCTTCCGGCAACTCTTTTTATGCAGGGAATCCGTCAGTTGGTTGATTTGGAAAAAGACTGGATTCCATCGGGCAATGATACTTCACTCTATATCCGTCCCTTTGTATTTGCATCTGAGCCCAGACTTGGAGTAAAGGGAGCCAAAGAATACCGCTTTATGGTGGTATGTATGCCTATGGGCAAATACTATGAGGGAAATGTCAGCGTCAAAGTAGAGACTGGATTTGTACGGGCAGTAGAAGGAGGAACCGGAGATGCCAAATGTGGAGGGAATTATGCAGCGGCAATCCTTCCGACCCAGCTGGCAAATCAACAGGGATATGATCAATTGATCTGGACAGATGGAATTCATCATGAATACATGGAGGAATCCGGCACGATGAATCTTATGTTTGTGATTGATGGAAGGCTGGTTACACCTCCGTTGTCAGGAAGTATTCTGGAAGGGATTACCCGCGATTCGATCTTGACCATAGCACGGGACTTGGGTATTCCTGTAGAAGAGCGGAAAATCAGTTACCGGGAGTTGATTGTGGCTTTTGAAGAGGGAAAGAAAATCGAAGCATTCGGGGTAGGGACTGCGGCAGTAATTTCTCCCATAGAAAAGATTGGGATTAACGGTCATGATTATTTCCCTTCGGTTCAGAATAACAGTCTTTTTATTACCTTGAAAAAACAATTGCAGGACATCAGAACAGGGCTTGCTCCGGACCGTTACGGTTGGAATGAAATTATATAG